A window of the Phragmites australis chromosome 20, lpPhrAust1.1, whole genome shotgun sequence genome harbors these coding sequences:
- the LOC133901387 gene encoding uncharacterized protein LOC133901387: MRASASASAAPMETSTSARRSAAPEPGAKKPRLAQPPPRDPRSYAAGSNGSSASASAAEQALVDELLAQYRTALAELTFNSKPIITNLTIIAGENLQAAKPIAALICANILEVPIEQKLPSLYLLDSIVKNIGKDYIKHFSPRLPEVFCKAYKQVDPSIHHSMRHLFGTWKGVFPPAPLQMIEKELGFQSPANGSSGAAPSRPDSQSQRPSSSIHVNPKYLEARQQLNQPTKGMLRSGVKTAVIADAGDDIERANRIGTDRTAGRRLDAPNARPNIQRTQRDPYSNPVHEKQAVRDVSCLGFSNISQQPVVGAGQIRSKSKGEDGIGGPYYSAGVGSSEEQFDRRSNFYANKDVRPSGSVRLDSALLPTPSSNSDRIGRPSSNKSWKHSVEEEYMWDDVHSQGADYGGTNTGRKGEWMADDGNAKFANFQRAKWAELGTVEHLDHKSHKLDNLPRFGHATGQDRRVATYMDQEEYLHGKREVEARLDKEMRPDGQQFPLPRGSSHWVSLEKPLPDLGLDPRISRFSKQPSDRSTIYTGTMSASITSSVPVALSGPYAGRSSLDSSTSVPTRSNETIGQQKHRYWSSSPSPVHSPSSTAPFGRQRSPSPAEPDFYPSKSFSQLGQNPQEEYNQRALLAVAKDSHVLAQNTGLPQGQHNLQATPSSGPQQPQKHSTLPSKSHLKPTDQVQTSFSHENSSSMFRPSIQHPLPMGSGHQQLGEGSLPSDSTPISSDLTSTTNLLAGLIKSGFKPNNPSDLVASLRTHPLLPSGPPSNAFLAVSSSLKSSASENTTSQTQAPNSACPPLPPGVPPPSSVFSTQIAEEVAPLSSLLSSLVAKGLISSPSTDSSAAVPSRPNKPSSLNTPDASASAIPLPIVKPSGGKQTSNPDSSALTNTLVPKPVEIKAGDLIGLEFKLETLRKYHEPVISSLFDDQSHQCKTCGQRFRLEEELSSHTTCRGSRESEIIYVGIAPKRWYPSKNNYIDGSHEVENSAELSAACDADLGPAEEVCEFMVPADENQIICALCGEPFDDIYSIERGYWMYKDAILLFYPKGEGSRGNSVEGKKEHVPIVHARCMPRSSNDGMEVD; the protein is encoded by the exons ATgcgcgcctccgcctccgcctccgcggccCCCATGGAGACCTCCACCTCCGCCCGTAGATCCGCCGCGCCCGAACCTGGGGCCAAGAAGCCGCGCCTCGctcagccgccgccgcgggaCCCCAGATCTTACGCCGCCGGCTCCAATGGCAGCTCGGCCTCCGCGAGCGCCGCCGAGCAGGCGCTAGTTGACGAGCTGCTCGCGCAGTACCGGACGGCGCTCGCGGAGCTTACCTTCAACTCCAAGCCTATCATCACCAACCTCACCATCATCGCTGGCGAGAACCTCCAGGCCGCCAAGCCCATCGCCGCCCTCATCTGCGCCAACATCCTCGAG GTTCCAATTGAACAGAAGCTACCATCTCTATATCTACTTGACAGTATTGTCAAGAATATTGGAAAAGATTACATTAAACATTTTTCTCCAAGATTACCTGAG GTGTTCTGCAAGGCATACAAACAAGTTGATCCTTCTATACATCATAGCATGAGGCACCTTTTTGGAACATGGAAAGGGGTGTTTCCTCCAGCACCACTCCAAATGATTGAGAAGGAACTTGGTTTTCAGTCACCTGCCAATGGATCGTCAGGTGCTGCACCATCAAGGCCTGATTCTCAGTCCCAGCGCCCATCCAGTAGCATTCATGTAAATCCAAAATATTTGGAAGCGAGGCAGCAGCTCAATCAACCAACTAAG GGGATGCTGAGAAGCGGTGTCAAGACAGCTGTAATTGCTGATGCTGGTGATGATATTGAGAGGGCTAACAGGATAGGTACTGATAGAACTGCAGGGCGACGCTTAGATGCTCCGAATGCTAGGCCT AACATACAGCGCACTCAGAGGGACCCTTACAGCAATCCTGTTCATGAGAAACAGGCAGTCAGAGATGTGAGTTGCCTTGGATTCTCTAACATTTCACAGCAGCCTGTTGTGGGAGCTGGTCAAATTCGCTCAAAATCTAAAGGTGAAGATGGAATTGGGGGGCCATATTATTCTGCTGGTGTTGGCTCTTCTGAAGAACAATTTGACAGGCGCAGCAACTTTTATGCAAACAAGGATGTTCGGCCATCAGGATCTGTACGTTTGGATAGTGCACTTCTCCCAACTCCTTCAAGTAATTCCGATAGAATTGGTAGGCCTTCATCAAACAAAAGTTGGAAGCACTCTGTGGAAGAAGAGTATATGTGGGATGATGTACATTCTCAAGGAGCAGATTATGGTGGTACCAATACTGGAAGAAAAGGAGAATGGATGGCTGATGACGGCAATGCTAAGTTTGCAAACTTTCAAAGGGCTAAATGGGCAGAGCTGGGAACTGTTGAACATCTCGACCACAAATCACATAAACTAGATAACTTACCAAGATTTGGACATGCAACAGGTCAAGATAGAAGAGTCGCAACATATATG GATCAGGAAGAGTACCTTCATGGTAAGCGTGAGGTGGAAGCTAGACTTGATAAGGAAATGAGGCCTGACGGACAACAGTTCCCACTACCTCGAGGTTCCTCTCACTGGGTGTCCCTGGAAAAACCACTTCCAGACCTTGGGCTTGATCCTAGGATATCACGGTTTTCCAAGCAGCCATCAGACAGGTCTACCATTTATACTGGCACTATGTCAGCGAGTATCACTTCATCTGTACCTGTTGCATTATCAGGACCCTATGCTGGAAGATCAAGCCTAGATAGTTCAACTAGTGTGCCAACAAGATCAAACGAGACTATTGGGCAGCAAAAACATAGATACTGGTCATCTTCCCCATCACCTGTTCACTCACCTTCATCTACTGCACCCTTTGGACGTCAGCGTTCCCCAAGTCCTGCTGAGCCTGATTTTTATCCTTCAAAATCATTTTCTCAATTGGGTCAAAATCCTCAAGAAGAATATAACCAAAGAGCACTGCTGGCAGTTGCTAAAGATTCTCATGTCTTGGCACAAAATACTGGGCTTCCTCAAGGTCAACATAATCTACAGGCAACCCCTTCATCGGGCCCCCAGCAGCCGCAAAAGCACTCTACCTTACCTTCAAAGTCACATCTCAAGCCAACTGATCAAGTGCAGACAAGCTTTTCACATGAAAATTCTTCATCGATGTTTAGACCTTCTATCCAGCATCCTCTTCCTATGGGCTCAGGTCACCAGCAGCTTGGAGAAGGCTCCTTGCCCAGTGATTCCACCCCTATAAGCTCAGATCTGACGAGCACTACCAATTTGTTGGCTGGTCTAATAAAGAGTGGGTTCAAGCCAAATAATCCCAGCGATCTTGTTGCAAGCTTGAGGACACATCCTCTTCTTCCAAGTGGGCCACCTTCGAATGCATTTTTGGCTGTTTCCTCATCGCTTAAAAGTTCAGCTAGCGAAAATACCACTTCGCAAACACAGGCACCGAACTCTGCGTGCCCACCTTTGCCACCAGGTGTGCCACCACCATCATCTGTTTTTTCAACGCAGATTGCAGAGGAAGTTGCACCACTCTCAAGCCTTCTCAGTTCCCTGGTTGCAAAGGGACTAATTTCTTCACCATCCACTGATTCATCTGCTGCAGTTCCATCACGGCCAAATAAACCATCAAGTCTTAACACCCCAGATGCCTCTGCTTCAGCTATACCTTTGCCAATTGTCAAGCCTTCAGGTGGCAAGCAGACATCTAATCCCGATTCATCTGCCTTGACAAACACTTTGGTCCCCAAACCTGTGGAAATCAAGGCAGGAGACCTTATTGGTCTTGAGTTCAAGCTAGAAACACTTCGGAAGTACCATGAGCCTGTGATTAGCAGCCTATTTGATGACCAAAGTCATCAGTGCAAAACATGTGGCCAAAGATTCAGGCTTGAAGAGGAACTCAGCTCGCACACGACGTGCCGCGGATCGAGGGAGTCTGAGATTATCTATGTTGGTATCGCACCTAAAAGATGGTACCCTAGCAAGAACAATTACATTGATGGATCACATGAAGTGGAGAACAGCGCTGAGTTATCTGCTGCTTGTGACGCGGATTTAGGTCCTGCCGAGGAAGTGTGTGAGTTTATGGTCCCTGCAGATGAGAACCAAATCATCTGTGCACTATGTGGGGAGCCATTTGATGACATTTATTCCATCGAGAGGGGTTACTGGATGTACAAGGATGCTATCCTTTTGTTTTACCCGAAGGGAGAAGGCAGCCGTGGAAACAGTGTTGAGGGTAAAAAGGAGCACGTGCCCATTGTACACGCAAGATGTATGCCGAGAAGCTCAAATGATGGCATGGAGGTGGATTAG